The following proteins come from a genomic window of Maribacter sp. HTCC2170:
- a CDS encoding DUF6747 family protein — protein MGTLLHFKNIYTEAFENCKPSFVVLLLKGYSIFCVLMLGMAVYAFMYRAFTGFEF, from the coding sequence ATGGGAACACTTTTACATTTTAAGAACATTTACACTGAAGCATTCGAGAATTGCAAACCAAGTTTTGTAGTATTACTCTTAAAAGGATACTCCATTTTTTGTGTTTTGATGCTCGGGATGGCGGTTTATGCATTTATGTATAGGGCGTTTACAGGTTTCGAATTTTAG
- a CDS encoding gliding motility-associated C-terminal domain-containing protein, translated as MKSISLTIILFISQQLIGQQAVHNFGGLQLHDHGSMGFHSDFINDAGFDKNLGLVGFYHDATNLLVSGTSSPVFYDFEMAIENNLYIDVSIGIDNSLNFIYGNIISSRDKKNVYVKLSENAIYDGEMNLSKIDGHVAVENQKEFSFPVGYDDILRPLTIKFIDETFFAKCEYYHESADLPSSYSTGQDFTKKDITLGSIHPEEFWKLGTSGMVQVSLNWKEESNLSTSTKKIDNVMVTAWNKKDEQWDNLGNSKFEGNLDEGVVTSNVFNANNYEVFTLGFLFDIETNKPGNYALTPNGDGVNDYFALDIIERSPDNELKIFNRSGRLVYEKTNYKNEFHGIANKNTNKINQKLPKGVYYYIIELKDLNLKHQGYFYLSL; from the coding sequence TTGAAATCTATATCCTTAACAATAATACTATTTATAAGTCAACAGCTTATAGGTCAACAGGCCGTGCATAACTTTGGGGGTCTACAATTGCATGATCATGGTTCAATGGGTTTTCATTCTGACTTCATTAATGATGCTGGTTTTGATAAGAACCTAGGCCTAGTTGGATTTTACCATGATGCAACTAACCTTCTGGTTTCTGGGACTTCCAGTCCAGTCTTCTATGATTTTGAAATGGCTATCGAAAACAATCTATATATAGACGTATCAATTGGTATAGATAATTCCCTCAACTTTATTTATGGGAATATCATCTCTTCGAGAGACAAAAAAAATGTGTATGTAAAGCTTTCTGAAAATGCCATCTATGATGGTGAAATGAACCTTTCAAAAATTGATGGACATGTCGCTGTTGAAAATCAAAAAGAGTTTAGCTTCCCAGTAGGTTATGACGATATATTAAGACCCTTGACAATCAAATTCATTGATGAAACTTTCTTCGCAAAGTGCGAATATTACCATGAAAGTGCTGACCTTCCCAGTAGCTATTCCACAGGCCAAGACTTTACTAAAAAGGACATTACTTTAGGCTCAATACACCCGGAAGAGTTTTGGAAATTAGGGACTTCGGGAATGGTTCAGGTCTCATTAAATTGGAAAGAAGAATCTAATCTATCCACATCCACAAAAAAAATTGACAATGTAATGGTCACCGCTTGGAATAAAAAAGATGAACAATGGGATAATCTTGGTAATTCGAAATTCGAAGGAAATTTAGATGAAGGTGTGGTAACCTCAAACGTCTTTAATGCAAACAATTATGAAGTCTTTACGCTAGGCTTCTTATTTGATATAGAGACAAATAAACCAGGCAATTACGCATTAACACCTAACGGTGATGGTGTCAACGACTATTTTGCCCTGGATATTATTGAGCGATCTCCTGATAATGAATTAAAAATCTTCAACCGGTCAGGAAGGTTGGTTTATGAAAAAACGAACTACAAGAATGAATTCCATGGTATTGCCAATAAAAACACCAACAAAATCAATCAAAAGCTTCCAAAAGGGGTATATTACTATATAATTGAACTGAAAGATCTGAACCTTAAGCACCAAGGATATTTTTATTTGTCGCTCTAA
- a CDS encoding collagen-like protein, whose amino-acid sequence MNIKKLTILLLLLCANNVIAQLKVGDSPDKIDKSSLLELESRDKALVLSRVNTSLMQKIKPLAGALIYNTDTSCVYHYDGKNWNSMCNSSNGQGLSFVDNGNGTFTIRNSDGTSYTSNSPTEQNGEKGDTGETGDQGIQGETGLTGPNGEQGIQGEKGDTGETGAQGIQGETGAQGEKGDTGETGAQGIQGETGPQGEKGDTGETGAQGIQGETGAQGIQGETGPQGEKGDTGETGPQGEKGDTGETGAQGIQGETGPQGEKGDTGETGPQGEKGDTGETGPQGEKGDTGETGPQGDTGETGAQGIQGKVGPQGEKGDTGETGSQGIQGETGPQGETGPQGDTGKTGPQGDTGETGAQGIQGETGLTGPNGEQGIQGEKGETGETGDQGIQGETGPQGETGVQGIQGETGAQGIQGETGPQGEKGETGAQGIQGETGPQGDTGETGAQGIQGETGAQGIQGETGPQGEKGETGETGDQGIQGETGAQGIQGETGAQGIQGEVGPLGEKGDTGETGDQGIQGETGLTGPNGEQGIQGEKGETGETGAQGIQGETGPQGEKGDTGETGDQGIQGETGAQGIQGETGPQGEKGDTGETGPQGEKGDTGETGAQGIQGETGPQGEKGDTGETGDQGIQGETGPQGEKGDTGETGAQGIQGETGAQGIQGETGPQGEKGETGETGDQGIQGETGPQGEKGDTGETGAQGIQGETGLTGETGAQGIQGETGAQGIQGEVGPQGETGPLGEKGDTGETGDQGIQGETGPQGEKGDTGETGVQGIQGETGPQGEKGDTGETGAQGIQGETGLTGPNGEQGIQGEKGETGETGAQGIQGETGAQGIQGETGPQGEKGDTGETGDQGIQGETGPQGEKGDTGETGAQGIQGETGAQGIQGETGPQGEKGDTGETGDQGIQGEVGPQGEKGDTGETGAQGIQGETGAQGIQGEVGPQGDTGETGATGPQGETGAQGEKGDTGETGAQGIQGETGPQGEKGDTGETGAQGIQGETGPQGEKGDTGETGPQGIQGETGLTGETGAQGIQGETGPQGEKGDTGETGAQGIQGEVGLQGEKGDTGETGAQGDPATNISTNLVQNTSTGTITYTNETSTEQVANVVGAETNNSLTLGTNGGAFYESPIKAFGKIASNGSVTRATSGVTAMRISTGRYQVTLPPGTVSDSNYIIQLTQPGRGGAGNDDPGISYSNQTSTNFEVIIGDNDNGGTDRARFNSEFMFTILDL is encoded by the coding sequence ATGAATATCAAAAAATTGACCATTCTACTTTTGCTACTATGTGCAAATAATGTAATTGCACAACTTAAAGTAGGAGATAGTCCAGATAAAATAGATAAATCATCTCTTCTAGAACTCGAAAGTAGAGACAAGGCTTTAGTACTTTCTAGGGTGAATACCTCATTAATGCAAAAAATCAAGCCGCTAGCCGGGGCATTGATTTACAATACCGATACTTCTTGTGTGTACCATTATGATGGTAAAAATTGGAATAGCATGTGCAATAGTTCCAATGGTCAAGGTCTATCTTTTGTGGACAATGGAAATGGAACTTTTACCATTCGTAATTCGGACGGCACTTCTTATACTTCCAATAGCCCCACAGAACAAAATGGTGAAAAAGGTGATACAGGAGAAACTGGAGACCAAGGAATACAAGGTGAAACTGGATTGACAGGTCCCAACGGTGAGCAGGGAATTCAAGGAGAGAAAGGCGACACAGGGGAAACCGGAGCACAAGGAATTCAGGGTGAAACCGGAGCGCAAGGCGAAAAAGGCGACACAGGTGAAACTGGAGCACAGGGAATACAAGGTGAAACTGGACCGCAAGGTGAAAAAGGTGACACAGGTGAAACTGGAGCACAAGGTATTCAGGGTGAAACTGGAGCACAAGGAATTCAGGGTGAAACCGGACCGCAAGGCGAAAAAGGCGACACAGGTGAAACTGGACCGCAAGGTGAAAAAGGTGACACAGGTGAAACTGGAGCTCAGGGAATTCAGGGTGAAACTGGACCGCAAGGCGAAAAAGGTGATACGGGTGAAACCGGACCGCAAGGCGAAAAAGGTGATACGGGTGAAACCGGACCGCAAGGCGAAAAAGGTGATACGGGTGAAACCGGACCGCAAGGCGACACAGGTGAAACTGGAGCACAGGGAATACAAGGTAAAGTCGGACCGCAAGGTGAAAAAGGCGACACGGGTGAAACCGGATCACAGGGAATTCAGGGTGAAACCGGACCACAAGGTGAAACCGGACCGCAAGGCGACACAGGGAAAACCGGACCGCAAGGTGACACAGGGGAAACTGGAGCACAGGGAATACAAGGTGAAACTGGATTGACAGGTCCCAACGGTGAGCAGGGAATTCAAGGAGAGAAAGGCGAGACAGGAGAAACTGGAGACCAAGGTATTCAGGGTGAAACCGGACCACAAGGTGAAACCGGAGTACAAGGTATTCAGGGTGAAACTGGAGCACAAGGAATTCAGGGTGAAACCGGACCGCAAGGTGAAAAAGGTGAAACAGGAGCACAAGGGATCCAAGGTGAAACCGGACCGCAAGGCGACACAGGGGAAACCGGAGCACAAGGTATTCAGGGTGAAACTGGAGCACAAGGAATTCAGGGTGAAACCGGACCGCAAGGTGAAAAAGGTGAAACAGGAGAAACTGGAGACCAAGGAATACAAGGTGAAACCGGAGCACAGGGAATACAAGGTGAAACCGGAGCACAGGGAATCCAAGGTGAAGTCGGACCGCTAGGTGAAAAAGGTGATACAGGAGAAACTGGAGACCAAGGAATACAAGGGGAAACTGGATTGACAGGTCCCAACGGTGAGCAGGGAATTCAAGGAGAGAAAGGCGAGACAGGAGAAACCGGAGCGCAAGGTATTCAGGGTGAAACCGGACCGCAAGGTGAAAAAGGTGATACAGGAGAAACTGGAGACCAAGGTATTCAGGGTGAAACTGGAGCACAAGGAATTCAGGGTGAAACCGGACCGCAAGGCGAAAAAGGCGACACAGGTGAAACCGGACCGCAAGGCGAAAAAGGCGACACAGGTGAAACTGGAGCACAGGGAATACAAGGTGAAACTGGACCGCAAGGTGAAAAAGGTGATACAGGGGAAACTGGAGACCAAGGAATACAAGGTGAAACTGGACCGCAAGGTGAAAAAGGTGACACAGGTGAAACTGGAGCTCAGGGAATTCAGGGTGAAACTGGAGCACAAGGAATTCAGGGTGAAACCGGACCGCAAGGTGAAAAAGGTGAAACAGGAGAAACTGGAGACCAAGGAATACAAGGTGAAACTGGACCGCAAGGTGAAAAAGGTGACACAGGGGAAACCGGAGCGCAGGGTATTCAGGGTGAAACTGGACTAACAGGGGAAACTGGAGCACAGGGAATACAAGGTGAAACCGGAGCACAGGGAATCCAAGGTGAAGTCGGACCGCAAGGTGAAACTGGACCGCTAGGTGAAAAAGGTGATACAGGAGAAACTGGAGACCAAGGAATACAAGGGGAAACTGGACCGCAAGGTGAAAAAGGCGACACGGGTGAAACCGGAGTACAAGGGATTCAAGGTGAAACCGGACCGCAAGGCGAAAAAGGTGACACAGGGGAAACTGGAGCACAGGGAATACAAGGGGAAACTGGATTGACAGGTCCCAACGGTGAGCAGGGAATTCAAGGAGAGAAAGGCGAGACAGGAGAAACCGGAGCGCAAGGTATTCAGGGTGAAACTGGAGCACAAGGAATTCAGGGTGAAACCGGACCGCAAGGTGAAAAAGGTGATACAGGAGAAACTGGAGACCAAGGTATTCAGGGTGAAACCGGACCGCAAGGCGAAAAAGGCGACACGGGGGAAACCGGAGCACAAGGTATTCAGGGTGAAACTGGAGCACAAGGAATTCAGGGTGAAACCGGACCGCAAGGTGAAAAAGGTGATACAGGAGAAACTGGAGACCAAGGAATACAAGGTGAAGTCGGACCGCAAGGCGAAAAAGGCGACACGGGTGAAACTGGAGCACAGGGAATTCAGGGGGAAACCGGAGCGCAGGGAATACAAGGTGAAGTCGGACCGCAAGGCGACACAGGGGAAACCGGAGCAACAGGACCGCAAGGTGAAACCGGAGCGCAAGGTGAAAAAGGCGATACAGGAGAAACTGGAGCACAGGGAATACAAGGGGAAACCGGACCGCAAGGCGAAAAAGGTGACACTGGGGAAACTGGAGCTCAGGGAATCCAAGGCGAAACTGGACCGCAAGGTGAAAAAGGTGACACTGGGGAAACCGGACCGCAAGGTATTCAGGGTGAAACTGGACTGACAGGGGAAACCGGAGCACAAGGGATTCAAGGTGAAACCGGACCGCAAGGTGAAAAAGGTGACACAGGTGAAACCGGAGCACAGGGAATCCAAGGAGAAGTCGGGCTGCAAGGCGAAAAAGGTGATACGGGAGAAACCGGAGCGCAGGGCGATCCCGCAACAAATATCTCTACTAATCTAGTACAGAATACCTCAACTGGTACTATCACCTATACCAATGAAACCTCAACAGAGCAAGTTGCAAATGTCGTGGGAGCAGAAACGAACAATAGCCTTACTTTGGGAACAAATGGAGGTGCTTTTTATGAAAGTCCTATAAAGGCATTTGGTAAAATTGCATCAAACGGATCAGTAACTAGAGCTACTTCAGGTGTTACTGCAATGCGCATTAGTACTGGACGCTATCAGGTAACATTACCTCCTGGGACAGTATCTGATTCGAACTATATTATTCAGTTAACGCAACCAGGAAGAGGTGGAGCCGGAAACGACGACCCAGGTATCTCCTACTCCAATCAAACATCTACAAATTTTGAAGTAATTATTGGAGACAATGATAATGGTGGCACTGATAGAGCAAGGTTCAATTCTGAGTTTATGTTTACCATATTAGATCTATAA
- a CDS encoding M15 family metallopeptidase codes for MKRRSFIKKSSISGLALTMVPSFVFPNENEYSVLELMGKEDIQLYGEGINLRKEAHDAFLKMKKAAYSDGIDLKIVSSYRNYYRQEGIWERKYMRYTEDDGMTPLKAIDKIIEYSTIPGTSRHHWGTDIDIIDGYRKTTGDVLVPEKFESEGPFVDLKKWMDENCNSFGYYLVYTNEPKRRGFKYEPWHYSYAPISIPMLTAYRRLNILQLLRQEELYGSEHFTTGFIKNYIQNNILDINPELL; via the coding sequence ATGAAACGCAGGTCATTTATAAAAAAAAGCAGTATTTCCGGTTTAGCACTAACAATGGTGCCCTCTTTCGTGTTCCCAAACGAAAATGAATATTCGGTCCTTGAATTAATGGGCAAAGAAGACATACAGCTCTATGGTGAAGGAATCAACCTTCGAAAAGAAGCACACGATGCCTTTCTAAAAATGAAAAAAGCAGCGTATAGTGATGGTATCGACCTTAAAATTGTTTCAAGCTATCGCAATTATTACAGACAAGAAGGGATTTGGGAAAGAAAATATATGCGTTATACCGAAGACGATGGTATGACACCATTGAAGGCTATTGATAAAATCATTGAGTATTCGACGATTCCTGGTACGAGTAGACACCATTGGGGTACCGATATTGATATTATAGATGGGTACCGAAAAACCACTGGTGATGTTTTAGTACCTGAAAAATTTGAATCCGAAGGCCCATTTGTAGACCTTAAGAAATGGATGGATGAAAACTGTAATTCTTTTGGTTACTATTTGGTGTATACAAACGAACCTAAAAGAAGGGGATTTAAATATGAACCTTGGCACTACAGCTATGCCCCAATTTCAATTCCCATGTTAACTGCATACAGACGATTGAATATCTTACAATTGCTACGACAAGAAGAGTTGTACGGCAGCGAACATTTTACAACCGGTTTTATAAAAAATTATATCCAAAACAATATTTTAGATATAAATCCTGAGCTTTTATAA
- a CDS encoding ankyrin repeat domain-containing protein, which produces MRKTMLIVAAAMMLTVTYASAEVLPVKNNTVEFSVLLKKGTVSTFCKAVMQGDIGTVKRLIELGEDVNKKSLGMTPAIFAARYNKAEILKLLIQNGADIKIRSDKGYSITKYAESANAKDALMVINAELGS; this is translated from the coding sequence ATGAGAAAAACAATGTTAATTGTAGCCGCAGCAATGATGCTGACGGTTACGTATGCGTCTGCCGAAGTCTTACCTGTAAAGAACAATACGGTCGAGTTTAGCGTTTTATTGAAAAAAGGAACTGTAAGTACTTTTTGTAAAGCAGTAATGCAAGGGGATATTGGAACCGTAAAAAGATTAATTGAGCTAGGTGAAGATGTCAATAAAAAATCCCTGGGAATGACACCAGCTATCTTTGCCGCTAGATACAATAAGGCAGAGATATTAAAGTTGTTGATTCAAAATGGTGCAGATATCAAAATACGGAGTGACAAGGGTTATTCTATTACCAAATATGCGGAATCTGCAAATGCCAAAGATGCTCTCATGGTAATTAATGCGGAGTTGGGCAGTTGA
- a CDS encoding M48 family metalloprotease, with product MRRGSWKIRIFIGLAIVAFAFIQRCNNKEENPYTGRVQNINMTSEQEIAIGLQSAPEMAQQHGGLYPDERLQSLVDFVGKKLVDNSIARNTPYKYDFHLLADDRTINAFALPGGQIFITYALFSKLNEAQLAGVLGHEIGHVIGRHSAERIADSNFWQTVTMGATVGADAGGIVGSIGQNTLLKNGRGDELESDELGVWFMINSGYEPTEMIEVMKILKAAAGPNRVPEFQSSHPDPENRIEKIREAIAKYKGQ from the coding sequence ATGAGAAGAGGAAGCTGGAAAATTAGAATTTTCATTGGTTTGGCTATAGTTGCCTTTGCCTTCATTCAACGCTGTAACAACAAAGAAGAAAACCCATATACAGGTCGGGTACAAAATATTAATATGACCTCTGAGCAAGAAATTGCTATAGGTTTGCAGAGTGCTCCCGAAATGGCCCAGCAACATGGTGGTCTTTACCCAGATGAACGTTTACAATCATTGGTCGACTTTGTTGGCAAAAAGTTGGTGGATAACAGTATTGCCAGAAACACACCTTATAAATACGATTTTCATTTATTAGCGGACGATCGGACCATAAATGCATTTGCACTACCAGGTGGACAGATTTTTATAACCTATGCCTTGTTTTCAAAGTTAAATGAAGCACAATTGGCAGGAGTTCTAGGACACGAAATTGGCCATGTAATCGGCAGGCATTCGGCTGAAAGAATTGCGGACAGTAATTTTTGGCAGACCGTTACCATGGGTGCCACAGTTGGGGCAGATGCTGGTGGTATTGTGGGGAGTATTGGACAAAACACCCTTTTAAAAAATGGCCGTGGTGATGAACTGGAAAGTGATGAACTTGGTGTCTGGTTTATGATAAACTCTGGTTATGAGCCAACGGAAATGATAGAAGTCATGAAAATTCTAAAGGCAGCTGCCGGACCTAATAGAGTTCCTGAATTCCAAAGTTCTCATCCTGATCCTGAAAACCGGATTGAGAAAATCAGGGAAGCCATCGCAAAATACAAGGGTCAGTAA